In Acidobacteriota bacterium, the sequence CCCGCATCGCCCTGGCGGTCGTGAACAGCGCCACCCGCCGCGCCGAGTTCGAGGTGAGACGGAGAGTGATTGTTGACGGTGTAGTGGCCGAGAGGGCGCGAGATTTCATGCATACGTTGGATCTTCTTGACGGTGGTAGAGACGCGTCTGTAGCGCCGACCTTCTCGCCGTCGCCTAACCAGAAAGGGAGTTGAAGATGAAGAAAATCGGTGTGTTGATAGGGCTCTGCCTGACGCTCAGTACGGGCGCCGCAGCACAGGTTGGAGCGGACCACCCGGGCTACTACTCGATCGAGGAAATGGGTATCTTTGCCCGGGACGAGCTCGAAGTGGATGTCGACCTGCAGGGCGCGTTGCTGCAGGCTGTCTCCGGTTCTATGAACGGACAGCAGGGAGAAATGGCCGATTTGATCGCGGGCCTCGAAAGAGTTCGGGTTCAAGTTGGCAACCCTCGCACCCTGGACCCATCGACCATCGAATTCAGGGTGCAGGAGGCGGTGGCGAACCTCGAGGCGTCCGGGTGGGTACGGAACGTGCGGGTCGAG encodes:
- a CDS encoding DUF4252 domain-containing protein, with product MKKIGVLIGLCLTLSTGAAAQVGADHPGYYSIEEMGIFARDELEVDVDLQGALLQAVSGSMNGQQGEMADLIAGLERVRVQVGNPRTLDPSTIEFRVQEAVANLEASGWVRNVRVEDDGEQVYLFSRESGGMIVGVTVLVNDDADEVVLVNIVGSIDPVTFGKALSQMDTLPDLDELVAGSN